A genomic segment from Desulfovibrio sp. ZJ209 encodes:
- a CDS encoding glycosyltransferase family 4 protein, producing the protein MRVLMFGWEFPPYISGGLGTACYGMTHALAQLGVEVIFVLPHVEDAATDFLKLESASGTPITQEVQERMAWAGQEIWRSNIRYLQVDSPLMPYLTPESYREALKNLSSESTPGGEVVKTHAGPAFTWKLKGGYGPELMTEVYRYGRLGGAIALREDFDVIHAHDWMTYPAGILAKALTGKPLVVHIHATEYDRSGENINEIVGGIERAGLLAADVVVAVSQLTRNMVIQRYGVPPEKVKVVYNAVERHDVARHYEIPPRIRHEKRVLFLGRITFQKGPEYFMEAARLVLEKIPNVRFFMAGSGDMLPRLVRRAGQLRIGSRFHFAGFLRGEQVDRMFALSDLYVMPSVSEPFGITPLEAMLYDVPVLLSRQSGVSEVLEHALKADFWDTRDMADKICAVLRYPSLAEELVKNCREEMKSIRWGNAAEQLLQIYRNVTGEN; encoded by the coding sequence ATGCGAGTCCTCATGTTCGGCTGGGAGTTTCCGCCGTATATCAGCGGCGGCCTCGGCACAGCCTGTTACGGCATGACGCACGCCCTGGCCCAGCTCGGGGTTGAGGTCATCTTCGTGCTGCCCCATGTGGAGGACGCGGCCACCGACTTCCTCAAGCTGGAGTCGGCCTCGGGCACGCCCATCACCCAGGAGGTGCAGGAGCGCATGGCCTGGGCCGGGCAGGAGATCTGGCGGTCCAACATCCGCTACCTTCAGGTGGACAGCCCGCTCATGCCCTACCTCACCCCGGAGAGCTACCGCGAGGCCCTGAAGAACCTGTCGAGCGAGTCCACGCCGGGCGGCGAGGTGGTCAAGACCCACGCCGGGCCGGCCTTCACGTGGAAGCTCAAGGGCGGCTACGGGCCGGAGCTCATGACCGAGGTCTACCGCTACGGGCGCCTCGGCGGGGCCATCGCCCTGCGCGAGGATTTTGATGTCATCCACGCCCATGACTGGATGACCTATCCCGCGGGCATCCTCGCCAAGGCGCTCACCGGCAAGCCGCTGGTCGTTCACATCCACGCCACGGAATATGACCGCAGCGGCGAGAACATCAACGAGATCGTGGGCGGCATCGAGCGCGCGGGCCTTTTGGCCGCGGACGTGGTGGTGGCCGTGAGCCAGCTCACGCGCAACATGGTCATCCAGCGCTACGGCGTGCCGCCGGAAAAGGTCAAGGTGGTCTACAACGCGGTGGAGCGCCATGACGTGGCGCGGCATTACGAGATCCCGCCGCGCATCCGCCACGAGAAGCGCGTGCTCTTCCTCGGGCGCATCACCTTCCAGAAAGGCCCGGAATACTTCATGGAGGCCGCGCGCCTCGTGCTCGAGAAGATCCCCAACGTGCGCTTCTTCATGGCCGGCAGCGGCGACATGCTGCCGCGCCTGGTGCGCCGCGCCGGGCAGTTGCGCATCGGCAGCCGCTTCCACTTCGCGGGGTTCTTGCGCGGCGAGCAGGTGGACCGCATGTTCGCCCTGAGCGACCTCTACGTCATGCCCTCGGTGTCCGAGCCCTTCGGCATCACCCCGCTGGAGGCCATGCTCTACGACGTGCCCGTGCTGCTCTCGCGCCAGTCGGGCGTTTCCGAAGTGCTCGAGCACGCGCTCAAGGCCGACTTCTGGGATACGCGCGACATGGCCGACAAGATCTGCGCGGTGCTCCGCTACCCGAGCCTCGCCGAGGAACTTGTGAAGAACTGCCGCGAAGAAATGAAATCCATCCGCTGGGGCAATGCGGCGGAACAGCTTCTGCAAATTTACCGCAACGTTACAGGGGAAAACTGA
- a CDS encoding amylo-alpha-1,6-glucosidase: MRFSFDKAACQNTRRALRKEWLLTNGLGGYASSSILYCNTRKYHGLLVVATPDGRQVLLSAMEESLTGGAKEFPISTRQHPGVLHPTGHQYLEKFTLDPWPKFTYRVGDVRLTREVLLVRGANRVLFRWTLQGPEKNHGRLPRLSLRLRPLLAYRGFHELTHANGAISPHTDAAPGGFSIAPYEGMPALYIQAGSASVFTPQPDWFYNVVYFQERERGFPEKEDLFQPGVMDIPLPPLPEGGSVYLAVGTEEVPAAKGGGAADLEAAWQAESEPRLAVHKKVHGLIGHLEKMGAQFCVKNPSGDAAVIAGYHWFDAWGRDTLIALPGLAFYGGRTQFGLDVLSQVPASMKNGLVPNMFAHQGEHAYNAADAALWYAFAVQCYLQENPDGYAWVREHAWKALKEIVAGYRKGPGNDIHVDENGLIHAGNGHTQLTWMDAMSDGKPVTPRHGSPVELNALWYNTLVFVDHLAKKFDEPDWRMGDLKPMRQSFFEHYWVARDGGYLGDVWRDGMLDQSIRPNQILAVSLPHPILEEQYRPQVMECVRNRLLTPYGLRTLAPSDPAYKGKYEGGPAERDAAYHQGTIWPWLLGQYTDGLLRVAWDTDGAAKALLDRVTPLFSDHLMDAGLGSISEIFDASPPARPNGTIAQAWSVAECLRMLIRLKRAAPGVYDAWEHKVAHRLANPVSGDTAGVCRVTMILEDESPAPAPTAKQARRAKKKGDA; encoded by the coding sequence ATGCGGTTCAGTTTTGACAAGGCCGCCTGCCAGAATACGCGCAGGGCCCTCCGCAAGGAATGGCTGCTCACCAACGGTCTGGGCGGCTATGCCAGCAGCAGCATCCTCTACTGCAATACCCGCAAATACCACGGGCTGCTCGTGGTCGCCACGCCCGACGGGCGGCAGGTGCTGCTCTCCGCCATGGAGGAGTCCCTCACCGGCGGCGCCAAGGAATTTCCCATCTCCACGCGCCAGCACCCGGGCGTGCTGCACCCCACGGGGCACCAGTACCTCGAAAAATTCACGCTGGACCCGTGGCCTAAGTTCACCTACCGCGTGGGCGACGTGCGCCTCACCCGCGAGGTGCTGCTCGTGCGCGGCGCCAACCGCGTGCTCTTCCGCTGGACCTTGCAGGGGCCGGAAAAGAACCACGGGCGGCTGCCGCGCCTCTCGCTGCGCCTCAGGCCGCTTCTGGCCTACCGCGGCTTCCACGAGCTGACCCACGCCAACGGCGCCATCAGCCCGCACACGGACGCCGCGCCCGGCGGCTTTTCCATCGCGCCGTATGAGGGCATGCCCGCGCTCTACATCCAGGCCGGCAGCGCCTCGGTGTTCACGCCGCAGCCGGACTGGTTCTACAATGTGGTGTATTTTCAGGAGCGGGAGCGCGGCTTCCCCGAAAAGGAAGACCTCTTCCAACCCGGCGTCATGGACATCCCGCTGCCGCCGCTGCCCGAGGGCGGGAGCGTCTACCTCGCCGTGGGCACGGAGGAAGTGCCGGCCGCCAAGGGCGGCGGCGCCGCCGACCTCGAGGCCGCGTGGCAGGCCGAGAGCGAGCCGCGCCTCGCCGTGCACAAGAAGGTGCACGGCCTCATCGGGCACCTCGAAAAAATGGGCGCCCAGTTCTGCGTGAAAAACCCCTCGGGCGACGCGGCGGTCATCGCGGGCTACCACTGGTTCGACGCCTGGGGCCGCGACACGCTCATCGCGCTGCCCGGCCTCGCCTTCTACGGCGGCCGCACCCAGTTCGGCCTCGATGTGCTTTCGCAGGTGCCGGCCTCCATGAAGAACGGCCTCGTGCCCAACATGTTCGCCCATCAGGGGGAACACGCCTACAACGCGGCGGACGCGGCCCTGTGGTACGCCTTCGCCGTGCAGTGCTACCTGCAGGAAAATCCCGACGGCTACGCCTGGGTGCGCGAGCACGCATGGAAGGCCCTCAAGGAGATCGTCGCTGGCTACCGCAAGGGCCCGGGCAATGACATCCATGTGGACGAGAACGGCCTCATCCACGCGGGCAACGGCCACACCCAGCTCACCTGGATGGACGCCATGAGCGACGGCAAGCCCGTGACCCCGCGCCACGGAAGCCCCGTGGAGCTCAACGCCCTGTGGTACAACACCCTCGTCTTCGTGGACCACCTCGCCAAGAAGTTCGACGAGCCCGACTGGCGCATGGGCGACCTGAAACCCATGCGGCAGAGCTTTTTCGAGCATTACTGGGTGGCGCGCGACGGCGGCTATCTCGGCGACGTGTGGCGCGACGGCATGCTCGACCAGAGCATCCGCCCGAACCAGATCCTCGCGGTCTCGCTGCCGCATCCCATCCTCGAGGAGCAGTACCGGCCGCAGGTGATGGAATGCGTGCGCAACCGCCTGCTCACGCCGTATGGCCTGCGCACGCTGGCCCCGTCCGACCCGGCCTACAAGGGCAAGTACGAGGGCGGCCCGGCCGAACGCGACGCCGCCTACCATCAGGGCACCATCTGGCCCTGGCTGCTCGGCCAGTACACGGATGGCCTCCTGCGCGTGGCCTGGGACACGGACGGCGCGGCCAAGGCCCTGCTCGACCGCGTGACGCCGCTCTTTTCCGACCACCTCATGGACGCGGGCCTCGGCAGCATCTCCGAGATTTTCGACGCCTCGCCGCCGGCCCGGCCCAACGGCACCATCGCCCAGGCCTGGAGCGTGGCCGAGTGCCTGAGGATGCTCATCCGGCTGAAGCGCGCCGCGCCCGGCGTCTATGACGCCTGGGAGCACAAGGTCGCGCACCGCCTCGCCAACCCGGTCTCCGGCGACACCGCGGGCGTGTGCCGCGTGACCATGATCCTCGAAGACGAATCCCCGGCACCCGCGCCCACCGCCAAGCAGGCCAGGCGCGCCAAGAAGAAGGGGGATGCCTGA
- the gap gene encoding type I glyceraldehyde-3-phosphate dehydrogenase, translating into MSKVKVGINGFGRIGRQVFRALHQSYRDKVEVVAINDLFDVNTYFHLAEYDSVYGRVNLDYKIDNDTVTVGDWKIHCFSERDPKQTNWGEYGVDIVVESTGIFRTATQAAVHLENGAKKVIITAPAKEEDITIVMGVNQDMYDPKKHNIVSNASCTTNCLAPVALVLEKEFGIELGNMVTIHSYTNDQRILDMAHKDLRRARAAACNIIPTSTGAAQAVAKVIPQLKGKFSGYSLRVPTPTVSVVDFSGILKKPTTTEEVLAKLKEATETYLKGIMEYNDKALVSMDFKGNPASSIVEASYTTIQNGTLIKAVAWYDNEWGYSNRVCDLICLMKEKGF; encoded by the coding sequence ATGAGCAAAGTGAAAGTCGGCATCAACGGCTTCGGCCGCATCGGCCGCCAGGTGTTCCGCGCCCTGCACCAGAGCTACCGCGACAAGGTGGAAGTGGTCGCCATCAACGACCTCTTCGACGTGAACACCTATTTCCACCTCGCCGAGTACGACTCGGTCTACGGCCGCGTCAATCTCGACTACAAGATCGACAACGACACCGTCACCGTGGGCGACTGGAAGATCCACTGCTTCTCCGAGCGCGACCCCAAGCAGACCAACTGGGGCGAATACGGCGTGGACATCGTGGTGGAGAGCACCGGCATCTTCCGCACGGCCACCCAGGCCGCCGTGCACCTGGAAAACGGCGCCAAGAAGGTCATCATCACCGCGCCCGCCAAGGAAGAGGACATCACCATCGTCATGGGCGTCAACCAGGACATGTATGACCCCAAGAAGCACAACATCGTGTCCAACGCCTCCTGCACCACCAACTGCCTCGCCCCGGTGGCGCTCGTGCTGGAAAAGGAGTTCGGCATCGAGCTCGGCAACATGGTGACCATCCACTCCTACACCAATGACCAGCGCATCCTCGACATGGCCCACAAGGACCTGCGCCGCGCCCGCGCCGCCGCGTGCAACATCATCCCCACGTCCACCGGTGCCGCCCAGGCCGTCGCCAAGGTCATCCCGCAGCTCAAGGGCAAGTTCAGCGGCTATTCCCTGCGCGTGCCCACGCCCACGGTCTCCGTGGTGGACTTCTCGGGCATCCTGAAAAAGCCCACCACCACCGAGGAAGTGCTGGCCAAGCTCAAGGAAGCGACGGAGACCTACCTCAAGGGCATCATGGAATACAACGACAAGGCCCTGGTTTCCATGGACTTCAAGGGCAACCCGGCCTCGTCCATCGTGGAAGCCTCCTACACCACCATCCAGAACGGCACCCTCATCAAGGCCGTGGCCTGGTATGACAACGAATGGGGCTATTCCAACCGCGTCTGCGACCTCATCTGCCTGATGAAGGAAAAGGGCTTCTAG
- a CDS encoding GAF domain-containing protein: MAQDYFRALRDVALVINSSLEPKEVLHKITEQTAKTMGCKASTIRLLDSTGRFLLPSAAWGLSANYMRKGPVEVKRSGMDGEVLAGKSIHLKDAAADGRFQYPESAKAEGLVSVLSVPLMADGKAIGLMRVYSDVEREFTPDEETFMEAVAAISAVAIENARLHEALRNNYELMSKHAYSVYED, from the coding sequence ATGGCTCAGGACTATTTCCGCGCCCTTAGGGACGTTGCGCTGGTCATCAACTCCAGCCTGGAACCCAAGGAAGTGCTCCACAAAATCACCGAGCAGACCGCCAAGACCATGGGCTGCAAGGCGAGCACCATCCGCCTGCTCGACAGCACGGGCCGCTTCCTTCTGCCCAGCGCCGCCTGGGGCCTTTCGGCCAACTACATGCGCAAGGGGCCGGTTGAGGTCAAGCGCAGCGGCATGGACGGCGAGGTGCTCGCCGGCAAGAGCATCCACCTGAAGGACGCCGCCGCCGACGGCCGCTTCCAGTATCCCGAGTCGGCCAAGGCGGAAGGCCTCGTCTCCGTGCTTTCCGTGCCGCTCATGGCCGACGGCAAGGCCATCGGCCTCATGCGCGTGTATTCCGACGTGGAACGCGAGTTCACCCCCGACGAGGAGACCTTCATGGAGGCCGTGGCCGCCATCTCCGCCGTGGCCATCGAGAACGCGCGGCTGCACGAGGCCCTGCGCAACAACTACGAGCTGATGAGCAAGCACGCCTATTCCGTCTACGAGGACTAG
- a CDS encoding sulfide/dihydroorotate dehydrogenase-like FAD/NAD-binding protein — translation MPTPILRKERLIPGKTSKLVLHAPEIAAKARPGHFVMLRMSPEGERIPLTIADTDASRGEITIVYLVLGKSTALLEALEAGDSILDVCGPLGRPTKIEKVGTVICVGGGTGIAAMHHIAKGHARAGNHVVAVIGAREKSLLLFEKELMGFVNELVVCTDDGSYGRKGLVTEPLKERLEAGGVGEVVAVGPVPMMAAVAEVTRPFGVATTVSLNPIMVDGIGMCGACRVSVGGKTKFACVDGPEFDGHQVDFPELRRRLAAFREQEAESYDRYRKEQPHGN, via the coding sequence ATGCCCACACCCATTTTGCGCAAGGAGCGCCTGATCCCCGGCAAGACGAGCAAGCTCGTGCTCCACGCGCCCGAGATCGCGGCCAAGGCCCGGCCGGGCCATTTCGTCATGCTCCGCATGAGCCCCGAGGGCGAACGCATCCCGCTCACCATCGCCGATACGGACGCATCGCGCGGCGAGATCACCATCGTCTATCTGGTGCTCGGCAAGTCCACGGCCCTTCTGGAGGCGCTGGAGGCGGGCGACAGCATCCTCGATGTCTGCGGGCCGCTCGGGCGTCCCACCAAAATAGAAAAAGTCGGCACGGTCATCTGCGTGGGCGGCGGCACGGGCATCGCGGCCATGCACCACATCGCCAAGGGCCACGCCCGCGCGGGCAATCATGTGGTGGCGGTCATCGGCGCGCGCGAGAAGTCGCTTTTGCTGTTTGAGAAGGAGCTCATGGGCTTCGTGAACGAGCTCGTCGTCTGTACGGACGACGGCAGCTACGGCCGCAAGGGCCTTGTCACCGAGCCCCTCAAGGAGCGCCTCGAGGCCGGCGGCGTGGGCGAGGTGGTGGCCGTGGGGCCCGTGCCCATGATGGCCGCCGTGGCCGAGGTGACGCGGCCCTTCGGCGTCGCCACCACCGTGAGCCTCAACCCCATCATGGTGGACGGCATCGGCATGTGCGGCGCCTGCCGCGTGAGCGTGGGCGGCAAGACCAAGTTCGCCTGCGTGGACGGGCCGGAATTCGACGGCCACCAGGTGGACTTCCCCGAGCTTCGGCGCAGGCTCGCGGCCTTCCGCGAGCAGGAGGCCGAATCCTATGACCGCTACAGGAAGGAGCAGCCCCATGGCAACTGA
- the gltA gene encoding NADPH-dependent glutamate synthase, which produces MATEASAKKVAPRVEMPCQPPAERRHNFKEVALGYNGDMAATEASRCLQCKRPTCVRGCPVEVPIRDFIREVAAGNVERAYEIIRTANSLPAVCGRVCPQENQCEGKCILKAKGEAIAIGRLERFVADTHLAACAAAPDSCPSETSETQAKGRVACIGSGPASLTCAGICAAAGLEVDVYEALHESGGVLVYGIPAFRLPKDVVAAEIAGLRELGVRFHLNHVGGRTVDVADLRKDHDAVFIGVGAGLPIFLGVPGENLVGVFSANEYLTRINLGRGYDFPEHDTPPFPGRHVTVFGAGNVAMDAARTALRMGAESVHIVYRRTRAEMPARAEEIEHAAEEGVEFALLSAPLRFNGDEQLRLTSVTLQKMELGEPDASGRRRPVPVEGAVEDLETDLAIVALGTRSNPILLDATPDLARTERGYIEADPETGETSIPNVFAGGDIVTGAATVILAMGAGRKAAQEIVRRLGGK; this is translated from the coding sequence ATGGCAACTGAAGCTTCCGCCAAAAAAGTCGCCCCGCGCGTGGAAATGCCCTGCCAGCCCCCGGCGGAGCGGCGTCATAATTTTAAGGAAGTGGCCCTCGGCTACAATGGCGACATGGCCGCCACCGAGGCCTCGCGCTGCCTGCAGTGCAAGCGGCCCACCTGCGTCAGGGGCTGCCCCGTGGAGGTGCCCATCCGCGACTTCATCCGCGAGGTGGCGGCCGGCAATGTGGAGCGCGCGTATGAAATCATCCGCACGGCCAACAGCCTGCCCGCGGTCTGCGGCCGCGTGTGCCCGCAGGAAAACCAGTGCGAGGGCAAGTGCATCCTGAAAGCCAAGGGCGAGGCCATCGCCATCGGCCGCCTCGAGCGCTTCGTGGCCGACACGCACCTCGCCGCATGCGCCGCCGCGCCGGATTCCTGCCCGTCCGAGACGAGCGAGACCCAGGCCAAGGGCCGCGTGGCCTGTATCGGCTCGGGTCCGGCCTCGCTCACCTGCGCGGGCATCTGCGCCGCGGCCGGGCTTGAGGTGGACGTGTACGAAGCCCTGCACGAGTCGGGCGGCGTGCTCGTCTACGGCATCCCGGCCTTCCGCCTGCCCAAGGACGTTGTCGCGGCTGAAATCGCGGGCCTGCGCGAGCTCGGCGTGCGCTTCCACCTCAACCATGTGGGCGGCCGCACCGTGGATGTGGCGGACTTGCGCAAGGACCATGACGCGGTCTTCATCGGCGTGGGCGCGGGGCTGCCTATCTTCCTTGGCGTGCCGGGCGAGAACCTTGTGGGCGTGTTCTCGGCCAACGAGTACCTGACGCGCATCAACCTCGGGCGCGGCTACGACTTCCCCGAGCACGACACCCCGCCCTTCCCGGGCAGGCACGTGACCGTCTTCGGCGCGGGCAACGTGGCCATGGACGCGGCGCGCACGGCCCTGCGCATGGGCGCGGAAAGCGTGCACATCGTCTACCGCCGCACCCGCGCGGAAATGCCGGCCCGCGCCGAGGAGATCGAGCATGCGGCCGAGGAGGGCGTGGAGTTCGCGCTGCTTTCCGCGCCGCTGCGCTTCAACGGCGACGAGCAGTTGCGCCTCACGTCCGTGACCCTGCAAAAGATGGAACTCGGGGAGCCCGACGCCTCGGGGCGCCGGCGGCCGGTGCCCGTGGAAGGCGCGGTGGAGGACCTTGAGACCGACCTCGCCATCGTGGCCCTGGGCACGCGCTCCAACCCCATCCTGCTGGACGCCACGCCCGACCTCGCGCGCACCGAGCGGGGCTACATTGAGGCGGACCCGGAAACGGGCGAGACCTCCATTCCCAATGTGTTCGCCGGCGGCGACATCGTGACGGGCGCTGCCACGGTCATCCTCGCCATGGGCGCCGGGCGCAAGGCCGCGCAGGAGATCGTGCGCCGGCTCGGGGGCAAATGA